The Pseudomonadota bacterium genome includes a region encoding these proteins:
- a CDS encoding biopolymer transporter ExbD produces the protein MLNITAARRGKRSVSELNMAPLIDMVFILLIFFLVTTSFVKETGIDINRPTASTAVVKNKATILIAIDQSNRIFMDHREIDPRAVRANVERALAENPEGAVVVVADKISSTGIAIQIMDGCRLAGAKNVALAASIPEGS, from the coding sequence ATGCTTAACATAACTGCTGCAAGACGTGGCAAGAGATCAGTTAGCGAACTGAATATGGCGCCACTGATCGATATGGTATTCATCCTGTTGATTTTCTTTTTAGTAACCACAAGCTTTGTAAAAGAAACCGGCATCGATATCAACCGGCCTACAGCCTCAACTGCAGTTGTAAAAAACAAGGCCACTATTTTAATAGCCATTGACCAGAGCAACAGGATTTTTATGGATCATCGGGAAATTGACCCGCGCGCCGTCCGCGCCAATGTGGAACGGGCCCTGGCCGAAAACCCCGAAGGCGCTGTTGTGGTAGTTGCAGACAAAATCAGCAGCACCGGTATCGCCATTCAGATAATGGACGGATGCCGCCTGGCAGGAGCTAAAAATGTCGCCCTGGCGGCAAGCATACCTGAAGGATCTTAG
- a CDS encoding MotA/TolQ/ExbB proton channel family protein: MVPLAVVSLLMWLLIVDRAFFFRRLYRKNMNLKTAWEHINENRMPDPKIYRGAISLLVARFLQQRSNDRILDRFILDETVLTINQTLVEHLSFIGALAALAPLLGLLGTVIGMIGTFDILSAFGTGNAKGMAGGISEALITTQTGLLIAIPGMYMKGFLERRAQNLQQHIARAGYYLRRRL; the protein is encoded by the coding sequence ATGGTTCCACTGGCCGTGGTCAGTCTTTTAATGTGGTTGCTTATTGTTGACCGGGCTTTTTTTTTCAGACGCTTATACCGCAAAAACATGAATCTTAAAACTGCGTGGGAACATATCAATGAAAATCGTATGCCTGATCCCAAAATATACCGCGGAGCAATATCACTTTTGGTAGCAAGATTTTTGCAACAACGAAGCAATGACCGCATTCTTGACCGTTTTATTTTAGATGAAACCGTATTGACCATAAACCAAACATTGGTAGAACACTTGTCCTTCATCGGGGCGCTTGCTGCCTTGGCCCCGCTTTTGGGACTGCTTGGAACAGTTATTGGCATGATCGGCACTTTCGACATTTTATCCGCCTTCGGCACCGGCAATGCAAAGGGCATGGCGGGAGGCATTTCCGAAGCACTGATTACTACACAAACCGGTCTGCTTATTGCTATTCCGGGAATGTATATGAAAGGGTTTTTAGAACGCCGTGCACAAAATCTGCAACAGCACATAGCCCGTGCAGGCTATTATCTTAGAAGGAGATTGTAA
- a CDS encoding MotA/TolQ/ExbB proton channel family protein — protein MKIPIKLILFILISICWAPFPIHAQDMRDLSIKIRQTKEELMQKTTAEKTASEKEAASSKIKIMENREKLKNAIAKLVSTNQKLDKEVNALTFQQQQLDETENMLTQKLSQTDSMIKELVGVIRVNAKDIHAMVTQNLQTALSKNSYSFLESINRESQFPGMDDVRGLAQALYDQIESSGSVVRQKCMIIDRAGLDANADILVLGPFTAAYRVGNETGFCNYSPAGRKLYALSRLPSGRMQKNISRYIEGKNEAVTIDISRGGALRQLTHDLSLRELIPKGGPIVWPILIIFALGLLIIFERIFFLLHNKFDANSLIRQIENLFAENKWRECTQTCELHIKKPVARVINAGLLCCEMQREEMENALQEAILKEIPPMERFLSTLGMLAAIAPLLGLLGTVTGMIETFHVITLYGTGDPRLMSGGISEALVTTMLGLSVAIPLMLSQTLLNRAVDKKIGEMEEKAVALVNIIHKNRGQRD, from the coding sequence ATGAAGATACCTATAAAATTGATACTGTTTATACTCATAAGCATATGCTGGGCCCCCTTTCCTATACATGCTCAGGACATGCGGGATCTATCCATAAAAATCCGTCAGACCAAAGAAGAATTAATGCAAAAAACGACTGCTGAAAAAACCGCTTCCGAAAAGGAGGCCGCCTCAAGCAAGATAAAAATAATGGAGAACCGTGAAAAACTTAAAAACGCAATTGCTAAGCTTGTTTCTACAAACCAAAAGCTGGATAAAGAAGTTAATGCTTTGACCTTTCAGCAACAACAATTGGACGAAACAGAAAATATGCTTACCCAAAAACTGAGCCAAACAGACAGCATGATCAAAGAGCTGGTGGGAGTGATCCGGGTAAACGCAAAAGATATTCATGCAATGGTCACACAGAATCTGCAAACTGCTCTTAGCAAAAATAGCTACTCATTTCTTGAATCCATTAACCGTGAATCTCAATTTCCGGGAATGGATGATGTACGAGGCCTGGCACAAGCACTGTATGACCAGATTGAATCTTCAGGTTCAGTGGTTCGTCAAAAATGCATGATCATTGACCGGGCCGGGCTGGATGCAAACGCAGACATACTTGTTTTGGGCCCTTTTACTGCTGCTTACCGTGTCGGTAATGAGACAGGATTTTGCAATTACTCCCCTGCCGGCCGAAAACTCTATGCCCTTTCCCGTCTTCCATCAGGCCGAATGCAGAAAAATATTTCCCGCTATATTGAAGGTAAAAACGAAGCGGTAACCATAGATATTTCCCGCGGGGGAGCATTGCGACAGTTGACTCATGATCTTAGTCTCCGTGAACTTATCCCCAAAGGCGGCCCCATAGTCTGGCCTATCCTGATAATATTTGCCCTAGGGTTGTTGATCATCTTTGAACGTATCTTTTTCCTGTTGCATAATAAATTTGATGCCAACAGCCTGATCCGGCAAATCGAAAATTTATTTGCTGAAAACAAATGGCGGGAATGTACTCAAACTTGTGAGCTGCACATAAAAAAACCGGTGGCACGAGTGATAAACGCAGGCCTGCTTTGTTGCGAAATGCAGCGTGAAGAAATGGAAAATGCCTTGCAGGAAGCAATTTTAAAAGAGATTCCGCCTATGGAACGGTTTCTGTCCACACTTGGAATGCTTGCTGCAATTGCGCCGCTTCTGGGTCTTTTGGGCACAGTCACCGGTATGATCGAAACATTCCATGTAATAACTCTTTATGGCACTGGCGATCCACGGCTTATGTCAGGCGGCATATCGGAAGCCCTGGTAACTACCATGCTCGGCCTTTCGGTGGCAATACCTCTGATGCTGTCCCAAACACTTTTAAACCGTGCCGTAGACAAAAAAATAGGGGAAATGGAGGAAAAAGCCGTGGCCCTGGTTAATATCATTCACAAAAACCGGGGGCAGCGTGATTGA